The Dioscorea cayenensis subsp. rotundata cultivar TDr96_F1 chromosome 7, TDr96_F1_v2_PseudoChromosome.rev07_lg8_w22 25.fasta, whole genome shotgun sequence genome includes a region encoding these proteins:
- the LOC120265963 gene encoding noroxomaritidine/norcraugsodine reductase-like, with protein TCRHAIVEELAKFGALVHTCARNETELNECLKQWEDKNFKVTGSVCDVSFSVQRKKLMEDVSSVFQGKLHILINNAGTGIVKPTAECTAEDYSHIMATNFESALHLSQLAHPLLKTSSSGNIVFISTIGTFIVYQGGAIYSASKGAMNQITKHLACEWAKDNIRVNGVAPSAIKTPLIENLFGKDSDLLMKEASRVPLGRLGEPEEVASVVAFLCLPAASYVTGQIICIDGGRAQIS; from the exons ACTTGCAGACATGCCATAGTTGAAGAACTAGCAAAGTTTGGAGCCCTTGTGCATACATGTGCTCGCAATGAAACTGAGCTTAATGAATGCCTGAAACAATGGGAAGATAAGAACTTCAAGGTCACCGGTTCTGTGTGTGATGTCTCCTTCAGTGTTCAACGAAAGAAACTAATGGAAGATGTCTCTTCTGTTTTTCAAGGAAAGCTTCACATACTT ataaataatgcAGGGACTGGTATAGTGAAACCCACAGCGGAATGCACAGCTGAAGATTACTCACATATTATGgctactaattttgaatcagCCCTCCATTTAAGCCAACTAGCTCACCCTCTCTTGAAAACTTCATCATCAGGAAACATAGTGTTCATTTCCACCATTGGAACATTTATAGTTTATCAAGGAGGAGCAATTTATTCAGCGAGTAAAG GAGCAATGAATCAAATCACCAAACACCTAGCATGTGAGTGGGCCAAAGACAACATCAGAGTCAACGGCGTTGCACCTTCAGCTATTAAAACACCTCTCATTGAAAACCTCTTT GGTAAAGACAGTGATTTACTGATGAAAGAAGCCTCTCGTGTTCCTCTTGGGCGTTTGGGAGAACCAGAGGAGGTGGCATCTGTTGTAGCCTTCCTTTGCCTTCCTGCAGCTTCATATGTTACAGGCCAAATCATTTGCATTGATGGAGGACGGGCACAGATTTCTTAG
- the LOC120265964 gene encoding LOW QUALITY PROTEIN: probable methyltransferase PMT11 (The sequence of the model RefSeq protein was modified relative to this genomic sequence to represent the inferred CDS: deleted 1 base in 1 codon): protein MKSSGEVGDALKSPLFLRVSVLVLASVASFFLGKHWSDAYPQLVFYTNSNSNHDGSVAISPNANLSVDVSALISNISATPTMDASPSDLSSSLPPPTPPERFGILDENGTMTEDFNVGEFDPDLVDKWDNGTDGEAGSEGKLPKFGFCLESMREYIPCLDNEEAIKKLKSTEKGERFERHCPGEGKGLNCLVPAPKDYKTPIPWPRSRDEVWYSNVPHQRLVEDKGGQNWISKDGDKFKFPGGGTQFIHGADQYLDQMSQMVPDIAFGNHTRVVLDVGCGVASFGAFLLSRNVLTLSMAPKDVHENQIQFALERGMPAFIAAFSTRRLLYPSQAFDLIHCSRCRINWTRDDGILLLEVNRMLRAGGYFAWAAQPVYKHEASQQEAWKEMEELTGRICWELVKKEGYIAIWRKPLDNRCYINRDPGAQPPLCDPKDDPNSVWYVDLKACITRLPENGYGSNIKAWPARLHEPPDRLQDVQMDAYLSKKELFKAESNYWNDIIEGYVRVFHMDKMKLRNVMDMRAGFGGFAAALSDLKIDCWVMNVVPVSGPNTLPVIYDRGLIGVNHDWCEPFDSYPRTYDLLHASGLFSREHKRCNISGILLEMDRILRLWSGAYIRDSRFIVNEIKGITEAMGWRTEVRDTAEGPYASRKVIMCQKQLLRG from the exons ATGAAAAGCTCTGGCGAGGTCGGAGATGCGCTCAAGTCTCCCCTCTTCCTCAGGGTCTCTGTCCTCGTCCTCGCCTCCGTTGCCTCTTTCTTTCTCGGTAAGCACTGGTCCGACGCTTATCCTCAGCTTGTCTTCTACACCAATTCCAACTCCAATCACGATGGCTCTGTCGCCATCTCCCCCAATGCCAACCTCTCTGTTGATGTCTCGGCTCTCATCTCCAACATCTCTGCCACACCAACCATGGATGCGTCTCCGTCGGATCTCTCGTCCTCGCTCCCCCCGCCGACACCGCCGGAGAGGTTTGGGATCTTAGATGAGAATGGGACGATGACGGAGGACTTCAATGTCGGTGAGTTTGATCCAGATCTGGTTGACAAATGGGATAACGGCACTGATG GAGAGGCGGGAAGTGAGGGTAAGCTGCCGAAGTTTGGATTTTGTCTTGAGAGTATGAGGGAATACATTCCTTGTTTGGATAATGAGGAGGCGATCAAGAAGCTCAAGTCTACTGAGAAAGGGGAAAGGTTTGAACGGCATTGTCCTGGAGAAGGGAAGGGCCTGAATTGCCTTGTTCCAGCTCCTAAGGATTATAAGACTCCAATCCCCTGGCCGAGAAGCAGAGATGAG GTTTGGTATAGCAATGTGCCACACCAACGCTTGGTGGAAGATAAAGGAGGCCAGAATTGGATTTCAAAGGATGGTGATAAATTCAAGTTTCCTGGTGGTGGAACTCAGTTTATACATGGAGCTGATCAATATCTGGATCAGATGTCCCAG ATGGTTCCAGATATTGCATTTGGTAATCATACGAGAGTTGTCTTAGATGTTGGATGTGGAGTAGCAAGTTTTGGTGCCTTTCTCCTATCAAGGAATGTGCTTACCTTGTCAATGGCTCCAAAAGATGTTCATGAAAACCAGATCCAGTTTGCTCTTGAGCGTGGCATGCCTGCTTTTATAGCAGCTTTTTCAACACGGCGACTATTGTATCCAAGCCAGGCATTTGACCTAATCCATTGTTCAAGGTGTCGAATAAATTGGACCCGTGATG ATGGTATTTTGCTTCTTGAGGTTAACAGAATGCTCAGAGCTGGAGGGTATTTTGCTTGGGCAGCACAGCCTGTATATAAACATGAAGCAAGCCAACAAGAAGCGTGGAAAG agatggAGGAGCTTACTGGACGAATTTGTTGGGAACTTGTGAAAAAAGAGGGATATATTGCAATATGGAGGAAGCCTTTGGATAACAGGTGCTACATCAATCGTGATCCTGGAGCGCAACCTCCACTATGTGATCCAAAGGATGATCCAAATAGTGTCTg GTATGTTGATCTAAAGGCATGCATCACCCGTCTACCTGAGAATGGGTATGGATCAAATATTAAAGCATGGCCTGCTCGTCTGCATGAGCCACCAGACAGGCTTCAGGATGTACAGATGGATGCATATTTATCGAAGAAAGAACTCTTCAAAGCAGAGTCAAATTACTGGAATGACATAATTGAAGGCTATGTGCGTGTTTTCCATATGGACAAAATGAAATTGCGGAATGTAATGGACATGAGGGCTGGATTTGGAGG GTTTGCAGCTGCCCTTAGCGACCTGAAAATTGATTGCTGGGTTATGAATGTTGTCCCTGTTAGTGGACCCAATACACTGCCTGTAATATATGATCGAGGACTAATAGGTGTTAACCATGACTG GTGTGAGCCTTTTGATTCATATCCAAGAACGTATGACTTACTGCATGCATCTGGTCTTTTCTCAAGAGAGCACAAAAG GTGTAACATCTCTGGGATACTGTTGGAGATGGATCGCATACTTCGCCTG TGGTCGGGTGCTTACATCCGTGACTCTAGATTTATCGTTAATGAGATCAAAGGAATAACAGAAGCCATGGGTTGGAGGACTGAAGTGCGTGACACTGCTGAAGGGCCCTATGCAAGCAGGAAAGTGATCATGTGCCAGAAGCAATTGCTGCGCGGTTGA